One part of the Anaerolineales bacterium genome encodes these proteins:
- the recG gene encoding ATP-dependent DNA helicase RecG: MQPSLSKLRKIFSLEAQRQYDNRAVIGGLEQMLPGWASEARAEDVNEPLVNAIVAQLRNYDTLEPEYRSVAINNVSARIERETGTNIAQRSGRVNTQSFQVRRAPVAKRETPTKKARQAKTAAAKEPAAAKKPTGARKRATKSPDPDDSPKPPVRRSKPPARRAKIEGEPAALEASTTVLTGVGPVNAERLEKLGIYTLGDMLYHFPRRYDDYSQLLPIRELKFGQVVTVIGTVKSKSRHGPPRGKQVFEIVVDDGTAALRAIWFNQPWLLKNFREGDEVVLSGKIDQYLGRLTLSSPEWELVEDEESPTDTQHTNRIVPVYPLTADIRQRWLRGLMKKVVSYWAPRLPDMLPPELLTSAGLLPYADALQQVHFPDSQEHLEAAKLRLAFNELFLLQLAVLIQKRIWQGETAQQFAPAAGWLEAQTARLPYTLTEAQQTALADLLADLASGRPMNRLLQGDVGSGKTVVAALCMALVAASGAQAAIMAPTSILAEQHYASLRKLLANEGGPLAPEEIRLMIGATSKAEKDQIKAGLSDGRIKLIIGTHTLIEDPVVFDALELIVIDEQHRFGVGQRAALRNKGTNPHLLVMSATPIPRSLALTLYGDLDVSVIDELPPGRQQVSTHVLPPREVERAYTYIRKEAAAGRQAFIIYPLIEESETSQAKAAVAEHARLSKEVFPQLKLGLLHGRISAEEKDQVMSAFRDGQTDVLVSTTVIEVGVDVPNATVMLIEGANRFGLAQLHQLRGRVGRGSDQAYCILVPDSADALENERLTALASTHDGFKLAEIDLQQRGPGQFMGMAQAGFGDLQLALLTDTRLIDKARRQAESLLAVDPELSQPQHTAIAAALIHYTRDGKGDLS, translated from the coding sequence ATGCAGCCTTCCCTCAGCAAACTGAGGAAGATTTTTTCCCTGGAAGCCCAGCGCCAATACGATAACCGTGCCGTCATCGGCGGCTTGGAGCAAATGCTGCCTGGCTGGGCTAGCGAAGCCCGCGCCGAAGACGTGAACGAGCCGCTCGTTAACGCTATCGTGGCACAGTTGCGCAACTACGACACCCTTGAACCGGAATATCGCTCCGTCGCCATTAATAATGTGTCGGCGCGGATTGAACGCGAGACCGGAACGAATATTGCCCAACGCAGTGGGCGCGTCAATACACAAAGCTTTCAAGTCCGGCGGGCACCGGTAGCCAAACGCGAGACGCCCACTAAAAAAGCCAGGCAGGCCAAGACTGCGGCAGCAAAAGAGCCGGCTGCAGCTAAAAAGCCGACTGGCGCCAGAAAGCGGGCGACAAAATCTCCCGACCCCGACGACTCACCCAAACCGCCCGTCCGGCGCAGCAAGCCGCCGGCGCGCCGCGCCAAGATCGAAGGCGAGCCGGCCGCCCTGGAGGCCAGCACCACGGTGCTGACCGGGGTCGGCCCGGTGAACGCCGAGCGGCTGGAGAAGCTGGGCATCTACACCCTGGGCGACATGCTGTACCACTTCCCGCGCCGCTACGATGATTACAGTCAGCTGCTGCCCATCCGCGAGCTGAAGTTTGGCCAGGTGGTCACGGTCATCGGCACGGTGAAGAGCAAGAGCCGCCACGGGCCGCCACGCGGCAAGCAGGTCTTCGAGATCGTGGTGGACGACGGTACGGCCGCCTTGCGGGCGATCTGGTTCAACCAGCCCTGGCTGCTCAAGAACTTCCGCGAGGGCGACGAGGTGGTGCTCTCCGGCAAGATCGACCAGTACCTGGGCCGCCTGACCCTCAGCAGCCCCGAATGGGAGCTGGTGGAGGACGAAGAAAGCCCCACCGACACCCAGCACACCAACCGCATCGTACCGGTCTATCCGCTCACCGCAGACATCCGCCAGCGCTGGCTGCGCGGCCTGATGAAAAAGGTGGTCAGCTACTGGGCGCCGCGCCTGCCCGACATGCTGCCCCCCGAATTACTGACCAGCGCCGGCCTGCTGCCGTACGCCGATGCGCTGCAACAAGTGCACTTCCCGGATTCGCAGGAGCACCTGGAGGCAGCCAAGCTGCGTCTGGCTTTCAACGAGCTGTTCCTACTGCAGCTGGCCGTGCTGATCCAGAAACGCATCTGGCAGGGTGAAACCGCGCAGCAGTTTGCTCCGGCGGCCGGCTGGCTGGAGGCGCAGACCGCGCGCCTACCCTACACGCTCACGGAGGCGCAGCAAACCGCCCTGGCCGACCTGTTGGCGGATCTGGCCTCGGGCCGCCCGATGAACCGCCTATTGCAAGGCGATGTGGGCTCGGGCAAGACGGTGGTGGCGGCGCTGTGCATGGCGCTGGTGGCGGCCAGCGGCGCCCAGGCCGCCATCATGGCGCCTACCAGCATTCTGGCCGAGCAGCACTATGCCAGCCTGCGCAAGCTGCTGGCAAACGAAGGTGGTCCGCTGGCGCCCGAAGAGATCCGTCTGATGATCGGCGCCACCAGCAAGGCCGAGAAAGACCAGATCAAGGCCGGACTGAGCGATGGGCGTATCAAGCTCATCATCGGCACGCACACGCTGATCGAAGACCCGGTGGTCTTCGACGCGCTCGAGCTGATCGTCATCGACGAGCAGCACCGCTTTGGCGTCGGCCAGCGGGCCGCGTTGCGCAACAAGGGCACCAACCCGCACCTGCTGGTGATGAGCGCCACACCGATCCCGCGCTCACTGGCGCTGACTCTGTATGGCGACCTGGACGTCAGCGTGATCGACGAGCTACCGCCGGGCCGCCAGCAGGTAAGCACGCATGTCTTACCGCCCCGCGAGGTGGAGCGCGCCTACACCTACATCCGCAAAGAGGCCGCGGCCGGGCGGCAGGCTTTCATCATCTACCCGCTCATCGAGGAAAGCGAAACCTCGCAGGCCAAGGCGGCGGTGGCTGAGCATGCCCGGCTGAGCAAGGAAGTCTTTCCCCAACTAAAATTAGGCTTGCTGCACGGCCGCATCAGCGCCGAAGAGAAGGACCAGGTGATGAGCGCCTTCCGCGACGGCCAGACGGATGTGCTCGTCTCCACTACGGTGATCGAAGTGGGCGTGGACGTGCCCAACGCCACGGTGATGCTGATCGAAGGCGCCAACCGCTTCGGCCTGGCACAGCTGCACCAGCTGCGCGGCCGGGTGGGCCGCGGCAGTGACCAGGCCTATTGCATCCTGGTGCCGGACAGCGCCGATGCGCTCGAGAACGAGCGCCTGACCGCGCTGGCCAGCACGCACGACGGCTTCAAGCTGGCCGAGATCGACCTGCAGCAGCGCGGGCCGGGCCAGTTCATGGGCATGGCGCAGGCCGGCTTCGGCGACCTACAGCTGGCGCTGCTGACGGATACCCGCCTGATCGACAAGGCCCGCCGGCAGGCGGAGAGCCTGCTGGCGGTCGACCCCGAGCTGAGCCAGCCGCAGCACACTGCGATCGCGGCAGCCTTGATACACTACACACGAGACGGTAAGGGAGACCTGAGCTAA
- the coaD gene encoding pantetheine-phosphate adenylyltransferase: MIRAFFPATFDPIHNGHIDIALRATKLFDEIVVAVYELPQKNLMLSTDTRVALVKETFKDEKKITVTTYSGLTVDYCRQIGAQVIVRGLRVFSDFEYEFRMALANRQLAPDLETVSLITSKEHSFLSSTTVREVASLGGDVGSMVPPHVKQALADRIAEMAANGEPKYPANQLRD, from the coding sequence ATGATCCGTGCATTTTTCCCCGCTACGTTTGACCCCATTCACAACGGGCATATTGACATCGCCCTGCGTGCCACCAAGCTGTTCGATGAGATCGTGGTGGCGGTGTATGAGCTGCCGCAGAAGAACCTGATGCTCTCGACTGACACGCGGGTTGCCCTGGTGAAAGAGACCTTCAAGGATGAGAAGAAGATCACCGTCACCACCTACTCCGGCCTGACGGTGGATTATTGCCGCCAGATCGGCGCCCAGGTGATCGTGCGCGGGCTGCGTGTGTTTTCGGACTTTGAGTACGAGTTCCGCATGGCCTTGGCCAACCGCCAGCTGGCGCCAGACCTGGAGACGGTCTCGCTCATCACCAGCAAGGAGCACAGCTTCCTGTCCTCCACGACAGTGCGCGAAGTGGCCTCGCTGGGCGGCGATGTGGGCAGCATGGTACCGCCGCACGTCAAGCAGGCGCTGGCCGACCGCATTGCGGAGATGGCCGCCAACGGCGAGCCGAAGTACCCGGCCAATCAGCTGCGGGACTGA
- a CDS encoding NAD-binding protein → MKPSFGDRLRYRFDNLMSRGAPALIGMLFVISLLVVLLAATILTIAGFVQDGEMDRLSFTEAAWQSLMRTLDSGTMGGDTGAGYRAVMLLVTLGGIFIVSALIGVLNNGIETKIDELRKGRSRVLEQGHTLILGWSPQIFTILNELVLANENQKNACIVILADRDKVQMEDEIRERVNLRGNKTRIVCRSGQPNDPADIEIANPQSSKSIIILPPDTADPDAEVIKSVLAITNAANRRPEPYSINTQVRNARNLNVLKLVSEQDKLQVVLIGDLISRLVAQAHHQSGLSVVYTELMNFEGDEIYFKEEPALTGKTYGEALLAYEASAVMGMRSAEGKIWLNPPMDTQIKPGDHLFALSSDDDTIRLTKADDVEIQTQLIHTGGALPAPEPVRTLVLGWNQNGFTILRELDHYVAKGSEVRVVADISDAIAEGIRSQANALQNIRLHVLQGDATDRGLLDALKVEDYNHVIVLAYMERGVQQADALTLVTLLHLRDIFQQDQTPFSIVSEVLDLRNRELAQVARVDDFIVSEQLISLMMAQFAENADLYAVFADIFDPEGAEVYLKPADHYVETGRPVNFYTVVEAARRRGETAIGYRLVAESNDPAKSYGVYTNPKKSHSIIFGEGDKVIVLAES, encoded by the coding sequence ATGAAACCGTCGTTTGGCGATCGCCTGCGTTACCGCTTTGACAACCTGATGTCGCGCGGCGCACCTGCGCTCATCGGCATGCTGTTCGTCATTTCCCTGCTGGTGGTCCTGCTGGCCGCCACCATCCTCACCATCGCCGGCTTCGTGCAGGACGGCGAGATGGACCGCCTCAGCTTCACCGAAGCCGCCTGGCAAAGCCTGATGCGCACGCTCGATTCGGGCACCATGGGCGGCGACACCGGCGCCGGCTACCGCGCCGTGATGTTGCTGGTCACCCTCGGCGGCATCTTCATTGTCAGCGCCCTGATCGGCGTGCTCAACAACGGCATCGAAACCAAGATCGACGAATTGCGCAAAGGCCGCTCGCGGGTGCTGGAGCAGGGTCACACCCTCATCCTCGGCTGGTCGCCGCAGATCTTCACCATCCTCAATGAGCTGGTGCTCGCCAACGAGAACCAGAAGAATGCCTGCATCGTCATCCTGGCTGACCGTGACAAGGTGCAGATGGAGGATGAGATCCGCGAGCGTGTGAACCTGCGCGGCAACAAGACCCGCATCGTCTGTCGCAGCGGCCAGCCCAACGACCCGGCCGATATCGAGATCGCCAATCCACAATCCAGCAAGTCCATCATCATTCTGCCGCCGGATACAGCCGACCCGGACGCCGAGGTCATTAAGTCCGTGCTGGCCATCACCAACGCCGCCAATCGCCGGCCCGAGCCGTATTCGATCAACACCCAGGTGCGTAACGCCCGCAACCTCAATGTTCTCAAACTGGTCAGCGAACAGGACAAGCTGCAGGTAGTGCTGATCGGTGATCTGATCTCGCGTCTCGTGGCCCAGGCCCACCACCAGTCGGGCCTTTCCGTGGTCTACACCGAGCTCATGAACTTTGAAGGCGACGAGATCTATTTCAAAGAGGAGCCGGCCCTGACTGGCAAGACCTATGGCGAAGCCTTGCTGGCTTACGAGGCGTCAGCCGTCATGGGTATGCGCTCGGCGGAGGGCAAGATCTGGCTCAACCCGCCCATGGATACCCAGATCAAGCCCGGCGATCACTTGTTCGCCCTCTCGTCAGATGACGACACCATTCGTTTGACCAAGGCCGACGACGTTGAGATCCAGACCCAACTCATCCACACCGGCGGCGCGCTGCCCGCGCCCGAACCCGTGCGCACTCTCGTGCTCGGCTGGAACCAGAACGGCTTCACCATCCTGCGCGAGCTGGACCACTATGTGGCCAAGGGTTCCGAGGTGCGCGTGGTGGCTGATATTTCGGATGCCATAGCCGAAGGCATTCGCAGCCAGGCTAACGCGCTGCAAAACATTCGCCTGCATGTGCTACAGGGTGATGCCACGGATCGCGGTTTGCTGGATGCCCTCAAAGTGGAGGATTACAACCACGTCATCGTGCTGGCATACATGGAGCGCGGCGTGCAGCAGGCCGATGCACTGACCCTGGTCACTTTGCTCCACCTGCGCGACATCTTCCAGCAGGACCAGACGCCCTTTTCCATCGTCAGCGAAGTACTTGATCTGCGCAACCGTGAGCTGGCCCAGGTGGCCCGCGTGGATGACTTCATCGTCAGCGAGCAGCTTATCAGCCTGATGATGGCCCAGTTCGCCGAGAACGCTGACCTGTACGCAGTCTTCGCCGATATCTTCGATCCCGAAGGCGCCGAGGTGTACCTCAAGCCCGCTGACCATTATGTGGAAACCGGCCGCCCGGTCAACTTCTACACCGTGGTCGAGGCCGCCCGCCGCCGCGGGGAAACCGCCATCGGCTACCGCCTGGTCGCCGAATCCAACGACCCGGCCAAGTCCTACGGCGTGTACACCAATCCTAAGAAATCCCACTCCATCATCTTCGGTGAAGGCGACAAGGTCATTGTGCTGGCGGAGAGTTAG
- a CDS encoding DegV family protein, with protein sequence MSVAIITDSTVSFPNPVFPGRELVHILSPGWQPALPAGVERLKASSFPPTLRHTANGAAPRLLPPRAADLEALYRQLGQSHDGVLVLLHSNHFSPVEEEAQAAAGAVHGKVAVRVLDSLNISLGLGLLVQAAAAASAAGMPLAELDLHVRGLLPRVFGMLCVPGLSYLERTGQINHSQAVVGEYLEILQVFTLDSGQLVPTQKARNPRQLVDVMHEFLSEFTDLSHIALLQGAPAFEAETRALRERLAEEGHTTPISEQIINAPLASFIGPRSLGLFAIRAS encoded by the coding sequence ATGTCCGTCGCCATCATCACTGACAGCACCGTCTCGTTCCCCAACCCGGTCTTTCCCGGGCGGGAGCTGGTGCACATCCTCTCGCCTGGCTGGCAGCCTGCGCTGCCCGCGGGCGTGGAGCGCTTGAAAGCCAGCAGCTTTCCCCCTACTTTGCGACACACAGCCAACGGAGCGGCGCCACGCTTGCTGCCGCCGCGCGCGGCAGACCTGGAAGCCTTATACCGCCAGCTGGGCCAGAGCCACGACGGCGTGCTGGTGCTGCTGCACTCCAACCACTTCAGCCCGGTCGAAGAAGAAGCCCAGGCCGCGGCCGGCGCGGTGCACGGCAAAGTGGCCGTGCGGGTGCTGGACAGTTTGAACATCTCGCTGGGGCTGGGCCTGCTGGTGCAGGCCGCCGCGGCGGCCAGCGCGGCAGGCATGCCCCTGGCGGAGCTGGACCTGCATGTGCGCGGCCTACTGCCGCGCGTGTTCGGTATGCTGTGCGTGCCGGGTCTGAGCTACCTGGAGCGCACCGGGCAGATCAATCACAGCCAGGCCGTGGTGGGCGAATATTTGGAAATTCTGCAGGTCTTCACCCTGGACAGCGGCCAGCTGGTGCCCACCCAGAAGGCGCGCAACCCGCGCCAGCTGGTGGATGTGATGCATGAGTTCCTGTCTGAGTTCACTGACCTGAGCCACATTGCCCTGCTGCAAGGCGCGCCGGCTTTTGAGGCTGAGACACGCGCCCTGCGTGAGCGCCTGGCCGAAGAAGGGCACACGACCCCCATCAGCGAGCAGATCATTAACGCCCCACTGGCCAGCTTTATTGGGCCGCGCTCGCTGGGCCTGTTTGCCATCCGCGCTTCGTAG
- a CDS encoding phosphate/phosphite/phosphonate ABC transporter substrate-binding protein — MKNRFFPVLALVVILSLLLAACGGGAAPEPTSAPAPTAAPTEAPAPTEEPYAYGTADNPIVWVLVPSQDTDAVLSGASGIAAAVEEATGYVIEPVISTDFTAAVEAMCSGEAQMGALNTFNYIVAKQRGCAEVGLVSMRFGSTFYTGQIVTRPETGITSLADLVGTTFCRPDPTSTSGWVLPSIAIKAQGIDPEAEMTIVDAGGHDGVIISVYNGDCDAGSSFTDARTNVAEAYPDVNEVVTVLTESAPIPNDTISFDVNMPDDVKAAIIDALLALNDSEDGLAQLNQLYSWSGLATTEDSFYDGFRQQLEAAGMCISDAGRISEDC, encoded by the coding sequence ATGAAGAATCGTTTCTTTCCCGTGCTGGCCCTGGTAGTGATCTTGTCACTGCTGTTGGCCGCATGTGGTGGCGGTGCAGCTCCGGAGCCCACTTCGGCCCCGGCCCCGACTGCAGCCCCCACCGAAGCCCCTGCGCCGACCGAGGAGCCTTATGCCTACGGTACGGCCGACAACCCGATCGTTTGGGTGTTGGTCCCCTCGCAGGACACTGACGCCGTGTTGAGCGGCGCCAGCGGTATTGCGGCAGCTGTTGAAGAGGCCACCGGCTACGTGATCGAGCCTGTGATCTCCACCGACTTCACTGCGGCCGTTGAGGCCATGTGTAGCGGCGAGGCCCAGATGGGCGCCCTGAACACCTTCAACTACATCGTGGCCAAGCAACGCGGCTGCGCCGAGGTTGGTTTGGTGTCCATGCGCTTCGGCAGCACTTTCTACACCGGCCAGATCGTGACCCGTCCGGAAACCGGCATCACCAGCCTGGCTGACCTGGTTGGCACCACCTTCTGCCGCCCGGATCCGACCTCGACCTCTGGTTGGGTTCTGCCGTCCATCGCCATCAAGGCTCAGGGTATTGACCCTGAGGCCGAAATGACGATCGTGGACGCCGGCGGTCACGATGGCGTGATCATCAGCGTGTACAACGGCGACTGCGATGCCGGCTCCAGCTTCACGGACGCCCGCACCAACGTGGCCGAGGCTTACCCTGACGTGAACGAAGTGGTGACCGTGCTCACTGAGAGCGCCCCGATCCCCAACGACACGATCAGCTTCGACGTGAACATGCCTGATGATGTGAAGGCTGCCATCATCGACGCTTTGCTGGCTCTGAACGACAGCGAAGATGGCCTGGCCCAGCTCAACCAGCTGTACAGCTGGAGCGGCCTGGCCACCACGGAAGACAGCTTCTATGATGGCTTCCGCCAGCAGCTGGAAGCTGCCGGCATGTGCATCAGCGACGCTGGCCGCATCAGCGAGGACTGCTAG
- a CDS encoding DAK2 domain-containing protein — translation MSELTQERAHRANILQQRPVDGNGVRSLALAGFGWLEANKQSVNALNVFPVPDGDTGTNMVLTMKSAIEEMHKSAEQKAGKVLEAIARGALMGARGNSGVILSQLWRGFARAAEGKDLLTAEDLARGFSESRDTAYKGVVRPVEGTILTVSKDMATAAEEAIASGVNDPIALLEAVLKAADASVRRTPDLLPILKEAGVVDSGGKGLYFLIEGMLRWVRGQQVRQAESIIAPIASLNLENSLEAVEEGQDYEIVVDFRPNGELALPSFYAELEKMGTSIQVGEGEGMFRMHIHVPTEKRYEPIDYIMTLGTVTNVAIENLMAQMDDITAQAKGRGEYTVRPIAPGQIAVVAVAPGAGIARHFADLGVAAIIEGGQTMNPSTADILKSFENLPTDKVIILPNNKNITLAAQSAAELTVKEAIVLPTTSVPQGLAAMLVWDPTGELEPVGEAMRKAAGAVQTGEVTTATRSVELDGVKVKDGQVIGLHNGKLKVAAGDVEKASLALLKEMKFEGMEVLSIFYGEEVDAQVAESVADTIRQAYPDQEIEVQHGGQPHYQFIFAAE, via the coding sequence ATGTCAGAACTCACTCAAGAACGCGCCCACCGAGCCAACATCTTGCAACAGCGCCCTGTCGACGGCAACGGCGTGCGCAGCCTGGCCCTCGCCGGCTTTGGCTGGCTTGAAGCCAATAAACAGTCCGTCAATGCGCTCAACGTCTTCCCCGTACCGGATGGCGACACCGGCACCAACATGGTGCTCACCATGAAATCCGCCATCGAAGAAATGCACAAGTCGGCCGAACAGAAGGCCGGCAAGGTGCTGGAAGCGATCGCCCGCGGCGCGCTGATGGGCGCCCGCGGCAACTCTGGCGTGATCCTCTCTCAGCTGTGGCGCGGCTTTGCGCGCGCCGCCGAGGGCAAAGACCTGCTCACCGCTGAGGACCTGGCGCGCGGCTTCTCTGAATCCCGCGATACAGCCTACAAGGGCGTCGTGCGCCCGGTGGAAGGCACCATCCTGACCGTTTCCAAAGACATGGCCACCGCCGCCGAAGAAGCGATTGCCAGCGGCGTGAACGACCCCATCGCCTTGCTGGAAGCGGTGCTGAAGGCGGCTGACGCCTCGGTGCGCCGCACGCCGGACCTGCTCCCGATCTTGAAGGAAGCCGGCGTGGTCGACTCGGGCGGTAAGGGTCTGTACTTCCTCATCGAAGGCATGCTGCGCTGGGTGCGCGGCCAGCAAGTGCGCCAGGCCGAGAGCATCATTGCACCGATCGCCTCGCTCAACCTCGAGAACTCGCTGGAAGCCGTGGAAGAGGGCCAGGACTACGAGATTGTCGTAGACTTCCGCCCGAATGGCGAACTGGCCCTGCCCAGCTTCTACGCCGAGCTGGAAAAGATGGGCACCTCGATCCAGGTGGGCGAAGGCGAAGGCATGTTCCGTATGCATATCCACGTCCCCACTGAGAAGCGCTACGAGCCGATCGACTACATCATGACCCTCGGCACGGTGACCAATGTAGCCATCGAGAACCTGATGGCACAGATGGACGACATTACCGCCCAGGCCAAGGGCCGCGGCGAATACACCGTGCGCCCGATCGCCCCCGGCCAGATCGCCGTGGTGGCCGTGGCGCCGGGCGCCGGGATCGCCCGCCATTTTGCTGACCTGGGCGTGGCGGCCATCATTGAAGGCGGCCAGACCATGAACCCGAGCACGGCCGACATCCTGAAATCGTTTGAGAACCTGCCTACGGATAAGGTCATCATCCTGCCCAACAACAAGAACATTACCCTGGCGGCCCAATCCGCCGCCGAGCTGACGGTGAAGGAAGCCATCGTGCTGCCCACCACCAGCGTGCCGCAAGGCCTGGCGGCCATGCTGGTGTGGGACCCCACCGGCGAACTGGAGCCGGTGGGCGAAGCGATGCGCAAGGCGGCCGGTGCAGTGCAAACCGGCGAAGTGACCACGGCCACGCGCAGCGTGGAACTGGACGGCGTCAAGGTGAAGGACGGCCAGGTGATCGGCCTGCACAATGGCAAGCTCAAAGTGGCCGCCGGGGATGTGGAGAAGGCCAGCCTGGCCCTGCTCAAGGAGATGAAGTTTGAGGGCATGGAAGTGCTTTCGATCTTCTATGGCGAAGAGGTGGATGCCCAGGTGGCCGAATCGGTAGCCGACACTATTCGTCAGGCCTACCCTGACCAGGAGATCGAAGTGCAGCACGGCGGCCAACCGCACTACCAGTTCATCTTCGCCGCAGAATAA
- the phnC gene encoding phosphonate ABC transporter ATP-binding protein: MLTVEHLTMVYPDGTVALRDVSFEVKDGEFLGVIGLSGSGKSTLLRCINRLLEPTEGRIIWNGKDVTHLPQGELRTVRREIGMVFQQFNLVKRSSVLTNVLSGRLGYTPPSWALANRFSRQDRQMAVRALERVGIPEKAYNRADELSGGQQQRVGIARALMQEPKMILADEPVASLDPVLAHSILGYLEKLNSEDNITVLCSLHYLDLVQRYCERVIGLRDGKVVFEGTKDDIAKMSDERFREIYGEDAIRMGGQ, translated from the coding sequence ATGCTGACTGTCGAACACCTTACCATGGTCTACCCGGATGGCACCGTAGCGCTGCGGGACGTAAGTTTTGAAGTCAAAGACGGCGAGTTCCTCGGCGTGATCGGCCTGAGCGGGTCTGGCAAGTCCACCTTGCTGCGATGTATCAATCGTCTGTTGGAACCCACCGAAGGCCGGATTATATGGAACGGCAAAGACGTCACTCACCTGCCGCAGGGTGAGTTGCGCACGGTGCGCCGGGAAATTGGCATGGTGTTCCAGCAATTCAATCTGGTCAAGCGCTCCAGCGTGCTGACCAATGTGCTCTCTGGGCGGCTGGGCTACACGCCGCCCAGTTGGGCGCTGGCCAACCGCTTCAGCCGCCAGGACCGCCAGATGGCGGTGCGGGCGCTGGAACGAGTGGGCATACCTGAAAAAGCGTACAATCGCGCCGATGAACTCTCCGGCGGGCAGCAGCAACGCGTGGGAATTGCCCGGGCGCTGATGCAGGAACCCAAGATGATCCTGGCCGACGAGCCAGTGGCCAGCCTTGACCCCGTATTAGCCCACTCCATCCTTGGATACCTTGAAAAACTAAACAGCGAAGACAACATCACCGTGTTGTGCAGCCTGCACTATCTTGACCTCGTGCAACGCTATTGCGAGCGCGTGATCGGCCTGCGTGACGGCAAAGTGGTGTTTGAAGGCACGAAAGACGACATCGCCAAGATGAGCGATGAGCGCTTCCGCGAAATTTACGGCGAAGATGCCATTCGCATGGGCGGGCAGTAA
- a CDS encoding SDR family NAD(P)-dependent oxidoreductase translates to MSSAQPNKPVILITGASSGIGAAAARLFAVNGYRVALAARRLDRLQTLQAEILAAGGEAVAIQADVSDAASIQAMVQRTLETYAHIDVLFNNAGFGRTRWLEELDPKEDIAAQINTNLTGAILAARAMLPHMIERHRGHIINMSSLAGFLATPTYSVYAATKFGLRGFSDALRREVGVYGIHVSVIYPGGVSSDFASHTGADRKTGLSTPKALLLTPEQVAQGVLRLARRPRRTMILPAIARLGILFASLFPGLTDWLQERFFTRPERGL, encoded by the coding sequence GTGAGCTCCGCCCAGCCCAACAAGCCCGTCATCCTGATCACCGGGGCGTCCTCCGGCATCGGCGCGGCCGCGGCGCGCCTGTTCGCCGTCAATGGCTATCGCGTCGCCCTGGCCGCCCGCCGCCTTGACCGCCTGCAGACTTTGCAGGCTGAGATCCTCGCGGCCGGCGGCGAAGCCGTTGCCATCCAGGCCGATGTCAGCGATGCCGCCTCGATCCAGGCCATGGTTCAGCGCACGCTCGAGACCTATGCTCACATAGACGTGCTCTTCAACAACGCCGGCTTTGGGCGCACCCGCTGGCTGGAGGAGCTCGACCCCAAGGAAGATATTGCCGCCCAGATCAATACCAATCTCACTGGCGCCATCCTGGCTGCCCGCGCCATGCTACCCCACATGATCGAACGTCACCGCGGCCACATCATCAACATGAGCTCGCTGGCTGGCTTTCTGGCGACGCCCACCTACAGCGTCTATGCCGCCACCAAGTTTGGCCTGCGCGGCTTCAGTGATGCTTTGCGCCGCGAAGTAGGGGTATACGGCATCCACGTCTCGGTCATTTACCCCGGCGGCGTATCCAGCGACTTTGCCAGCCATACCGGCGCCGACCGCAAGACTGGCCTCAGCACGCCCAAGGCGCTGCTGCTCACGCCGGAGCAGGTGGCCCAGGGCGTGCTGCGCCTGGCCCGCCGCCCGCGCCGCACCATGATCCTCCCTGCCATCGCCCGCCTGGGCATCCTGTTCGCCAGCCTGTTCCCCGGACTTACTGACTGGCTGCAAGAGCGCTTCTTCACTCGCCCTGAACGCGGCCTGTGA